One Methylosinus sp. LW4 genomic region harbors:
- a CDS encoding biotin-dependent carboxyltransferase family protein translates to MSARLIIRAAGPGVTLQDAGRRGSLRFGVTPAGPMDASAFAAANLAAGAAMGAAAIEVSLGGTELTAEGETIGLAIAGGAFDIRLDGAPLPAACALALEPGARLVIRAGRSGAWCYVAIAGRIDLPPTLGSLATHARAFMGGLEGRGLRAGDVLPLADLAPPPRELQALEAPWLAAGKEPIRAVLGPQTDYFSQDAIDEFLSARWRVGQRSDRMAYRLEGARLSHAKGHDIVSDGVALGAIQVPGDGAPLVLMADRQPTGGYPKIANVIGADIGRLAQRRPGDAFSFAAVSIEQAVAARRALSEAMAAGVRLRAVGGDISTELLLSANLIGGVTDARCD, encoded by the coding sequence ATGAGCGCGCGGCTGATTATTCGCGCGGCGGGGCCGGGCGTCACTCTGCAAGACGCCGGGCGGCGCGGCAGCCTGCGCTTCGGCGTCACGCCGGCCGGGCCGATGGACGCCAGCGCCTTCGCCGCCGCCAATCTCGCGGCGGGAGCCGCTATGGGCGCAGCGGCGATCGAGGTCTCGCTCGGCGGAACGGAGCTGACGGCGGAAGGCGAGACGATCGGCCTCGCCATCGCCGGCGGCGCGTTCGATATTCGCCTCGATGGCGCGCCGCTTCCCGCCGCTTGCGCTCTCGCGCTGGAGCCCGGCGCGCGTCTCGTCATCCGGGCGGGGCGAAGCGGGGCGTGGTGCTATGTCGCCATCGCCGGCCGCATCGATCTGCCGCCGACTCTGGGCTCGCTCGCCACCCATGCGCGCGCTTTCATGGGCGGGCTCGAGGGGCGGGGATTGCGCGCCGGCGATGTTCTGCCGCTCGCCGATCTCGCCCCGCCGCCGCGAGAATTGCAGGCGCTCGAGGCGCCCTGGCTCGCCGCTGGGAAGGAGCCGATCCGCGCCGTGCTCGGACCGCAGACGGATTATTTTTCGCAAGATGCGATCGACGAATTTTTATCGGCGCGGTGGCGGGTGGGGCAGCGCAGCGACCGCATGGCCTATCGGCTGGAGGGCGCGCGCCTTTCCCACGCGAAAGGGCATGACATTGTCTCGGATGGCGTGGCGCTCGGCGCGATCCAGGTTCCGGGCGACGGCGCGCCGCTCGTGCTGATGGCCGATCGCCAGCCGACCGGCGGCTATCCGAAGATCGCCAATGTCATCGGCGCCGATATCGGCCGTCTCGCGCAGCGGCGGCCGGGGGATGCGTTCTCCTTTGCCGCGGTATCGATCGAGCAGGCCGTCGCGGCGCGGCGGGCGCTGAGCGAGGCGATGGCCGCTGGCGTGCGGCTGCGCGCCGTTGGCGGGGACATTTCGACGGAATTGCTGCTGTCCGCCAATTTGATCGGCGGGGTTACCGATGCGCGATGCGACTAG
- the tolQ gene encoding protein TolQ, protein MNPAEIAAPLSGAAAEVSIWGMFWGAHIVVKLVMVGLLLASVWCWAIIVNKVLLFSRTRRAMDRFEEVFWSGSSLEDLYAKLQERPAAGMGSLFIAAMREWKRSFQNAGASFMGLQARIDKVLDVSIAREVEKLESNLLVLATVASAGPFVGLFGTVWGIMTSFRSIAASKNTSLAVVAPGIAEALLATAIGLFAAIPALVAYNKLQGDVARTQARLESFADEFSAILSRQIDQHAGQSGRDRAA, encoded by the coding sequence ATGAATCCAGCCGAAATCGCCGCCCCGCTCTCCGGCGCCGCCGCCGAGGTCTCCATCTGGGGCATGTTCTGGGGCGCGCATATCGTCGTCAAGCTGGTGATGGTCGGCCTGCTGCTGGCCTCGGTCTGGTGCTGGGCGATCATCGTCAACAAGGTTCTGCTGTTCTCGCGCACGCGCCGCGCCATGGACCGCTTCGAGGAAGTGTTCTGGTCCGGCTCCTCGCTCGAGGATCTCTACGCCAAGCTGCAGGAGCGCCCTGCGGCCGGCATGGGCAGCCTGTTCATCGCCGCCATGCGCGAGTGGAAGCGCTCCTTCCAGAACGCCGGCGCCTCCTTCATGGGACTGCAGGCGCGCATCGACAAAGTGCTGGACGTCTCCATCGCCCGCGAGGTCGAGAAGCTCGAATCCAATCTCCTGGTGCTGGCGACGGTCGCCTCGGCCGGCCCCTTCGTCGGACTGTTCGGCACGGTCTGGGGCATTATGACCTCCTTCCGCTCCATCGCCGCCTCCAAGAACACCTCGCTCGCGGTCGTCGCGCCCGGCATTGCGGAGGCGCTGCTCGCCACCGCCATCGGCCTCTTCGCCGCCATTCCGGCGCTGGTCGCCTATAACAAGCTGCAGGGCGACGTCGCCCGCACGCAGGCGCGGCTCGAGAGCTTCGCCGACGAATTCTCCGCCATTCTGTCGCGCCAGATCGATCAGCACGCCGGCCAGTCCGGCCGCGATCGCGCGGCCTGA
- a CDS encoding 5-oxoprolinase subunit B family protein — protein MRYDAPRCLDAGEAALVVELGDSVDPAISAEVLALDAALRAAPLTGILETVPTYRSLMIHYDPLALARAALVAHVEALERAAQESAAPGVRWVIPCCYAPPHGEDLAAAGEALSLSPERIVELHSGADFRAYMYGFAPGWCYLGGLPSALAVPRRASPRGPTPRGAVLIGGGLSLIGADPMPTGWYVLGRTPERLFAPSRNPSFFVEVGDALRFEPIDEVTFRALEEKSARGEMIARREASA, from the coding sequence ATGCGTTACGACGCGCCGCGTTGTCTCGACGCCGGCGAGGCGGCGCTGGTGGTCGAGTTGGGCGACAGCGTCGATCCCGCGATCAGCGCCGAGGTGCTTGCGCTCGACGCTGCTCTGCGCGCCGCGCCGCTCACTGGAATCCTCGAGACGGTTCCGACCTATCGCTCGCTGATGATTCATTACGATCCGCTGGCGCTCGCCCGCGCCGCGCTCGTCGCTCATGTCGAGGCGCTGGAGAGAGCGGCGCAGGAGAGCGCCGCGCCGGGCGTCCGCTGGGTCATTCCCTGCTGCTACGCGCCCCCGCATGGCGAGGATTTGGCGGCGGCGGGCGAAGCCTTGTCGCTTTCGCCCGAGCGTATTGTGGAGCTTCATTCGGGAGCCGATTTTCGCGCCTATATGTATGGCTTCGCGCCGGGCTGGTGCTATCTCGGCGGCCTGCCTTCGGCGCTCGCCGTTCCGCGCCGCGCCTCCCCGCGCGGGCCGACGCCGCGCGGCGCCGTGCTCATCGGCGGCGGCCTCTCGCTCATCGGCGCCGATCCCATGCCGACCGGCTGGTATGTGCTCGGCCGCACGCCCGAGCGGCTCTTCGCGCCGAGTCGTAATCCCTCTTTTTTTGTCGAGGTCGGCGATGCGCTGCGTTTCGAGCCGATCGACGAAGTGACATTTCGCGCGCTCGAGGAGAAAAGCGCGCGCGGCGAGATGATCGCGCGGCGCGAGGCCTCCGCATGA
- a CDS encoding LamB/YcsF family protein, with product MTVDLNADLGEGFGAWRMGDDEAMLDLVTSANVACGYHAGDPDIMARCFTLAKARGVAIGAHVSFPDLAGFGRRRIPYSASEVERLVAYQIGAAQALAQYSGHRLTYVKCHGALANVAEVEPEIALAVAQATRAVDASLTLLAIACSEQVAAAEHAGVAIAHEVFADRAYLDDGRLKPRGQKGAVIDDPDWAAARALAMLEEQAIVTESGKRLPTPIDSICVHGDTSHAVDMTRRLRAALERAGYQLLPFAPSET from the coding sequence GTGACAGTCGATCTCAACGCCGATCTCGGGGAAGGATTCGGAGCCTGGCGCATGGGCGACGACGAGGCCATGCTCGATCTCGTCACCTCCGCCAATGTCGCCTGCGGCTATCATGCCGGCGACCCCGACATAATGGCGCGCTGCTTCACGCTGGCGAAGGCGCGCGGCGTCGCCATTGGCGCGCATGTGTCCTTTCCCGATCTCGCGGGCTTCGGCCGCCGGCGCATTCCCTATTCCGCCTCGGAGGTGGAGCGTCTCGTCGCCTATCAGATCGGCGCGGCGCAGGCGCTCGCGCAATACAGCGGCCATCGCCTCACTTATGTGAAATGCCATGGCGCGCTCGCCAATGTCGCGGAGGTCGAGCCGGAGATCGCGCTCGCCGTGGCGCAGGCGACGCGCGCCGTCGACGCCAGCCTCACTCTGCTGGCCATCGCCTGCAGCGAGCAGGTGGCGGCGGCCGAGCACGCCGGCGTCGCCATCGCGCATGAGGTGTTCGCCGATCGCGCCTATCTCGATGACGGACGGCTGAAGCCGCGCGGCCAGAAGGGCGCCGTGATCGACGACCCGGACTGGGCTGCGGCGCGCGCGTTGGCCATGCTCGAGGAGCAGGCGATCGTCACCGAGAGCGGCAAGCGTCTGCCGACGCCGATCGACTCCATCTGCGTGCATGGCGACACGTCGCACGCCGTCGATATGACGCGGCGCCTGCGTGCGGCGCTGGAGCGCGCAGGCTATCAGCTTCTGCCCTTCGCGCCCTCGGAGACATGA
- a CDS encoding nucleoside deaminase yields MRASDIVCMDEAFRLAKKSFDEGGLPIGSVLAEGDRILGRGHNRRVQQGDPILHGEMDCLRDAGRRASYRETTLYTTLSPCMMCAGTIVQFKIPRVIVGENRNFGGNEQFLRDHGVEVILLDDARCRELMRDYIAANPSIWNEDIAEDAPREGAGGQ; encoded by the coding sequence ATGAGAGCGTCGGATATCGTCTGCATGGATGAGGCGTTTCGCTTGGCGAAGAAGAGCTTCGACGAGGGCGGCCTGCCGATCGGCTCCGTTCTCGCCGAAGGGGACCGCATACTCGGCCGCGGCCATAATCGCCGCGTGCAGCAGGGCGATCCGATTCTGCATGGCGAGATGGATTGCCTGCGCGACGCCGGACGCCGCGCCTCCTATCGCGAGACGACGCTCTACACGACGCTCTCTCCCTGCATGATGTGCGCGGGGACGATCGTGCAGTTCAAGATTCCGCGCGTCATCGTCGGCGAGAACAGGAATTTCGGCGGCAATGAGCAGTTTCTCCGCGACCATGGCGTCGAGGTGATCCTGCTCGACGATGCGCGTTGCCGGGAATTGATGCGAGACTATATCGCGGCCAATCCGTCCATCTGGAACGAGGATATCGCCGAGGATGCGCCGCGCGAGGGAGCCGGGGGACAGTGA
- the tolB gene encoding Tol-Pal system beta propeller repeat protein TolB, with protein MTFHIDRRSAVHILAGATLSPLLAAPARAARVLDLRAGGGFQPVSVAVTNFSGDEAARIVTSVVVNNFKRSVFLRPIEPGAVPEPAGSEATPNLDLFRTLNAQYVVTGRSQRSPDGRLKTEFRLFDVSTGEQAAGQQYVTDSANMRRVAHLVSDAVFTRITGEKGFFDTRVVFVDESGPKEHRRKRLAIMDQDGANVRYLTRGEELVVTPRFSPSSQDVTYMSFGSADPKVLLLNIESGQREVVGNFPGMTFSPRFSPDGQKIVMSLSQGAATNLYAMDLRSRTTTRLTDTNAIDTSPSYSPSGGEIVFESDRGGSQQIYVMGAGGGGARRISFGQGHYSTPVWSPKGDYIAFTKQSSGSFGIGVMKPDGSGERILTEGFHNEGPTWAPNGLFLMFFRDSGGSGGAKIFMVDIFGRSEFPVPTPSYASDPSWGPLQE; from the coding sequence ATGACGTTTCACATCGACCGCCGCTCGGCCGTCCATATTCTCGCCGGCGCGACCCTCTCGCCTCTCCTCGCCGCGCCGGCGCGCGCGGCGCGCGTGCTCGATCTGCGCGCGGGCGGCGGCTTTCAGCCGGTCTCCGTCGCGGTGACGAATTTCTCGGGCGACGAGGCGGCGCGCATAGTGACGAGCGTCGTCGTCAATAATTTCAAGCGCTCGGTCTTTCTGCGCCCCATAGAGCCGGGCGCCGTCCCGGAGCCCGCCGGCTCCGAGGCCACGCCCAATCTCGATCTCTTCCGCACGCTCAATGCGCAATATGTCGTCACCGGCCGCTCGCAACGCAGCCCGGACGGACGGCTCAAAACAGAGTTCCGCCTCTTCGACGTCTCCACCGGCGAGCAGGCGGCGGGCCAGCAATATGTCACCGATTCCGCCAATATGCGCCGCGTCGCGCATCTCGTCTCGGATGCGGTGTTCACGCGCATCACCGGCGAGAAGGGGTTCTTCGACACGCGCGTGGTCTTCGTCGACGAGAGCGGTCCGAAGGAGCATCGCCGCAAGCGCCTCGCCATAATGGATCAGGACGGCGCCAATGTGCGCTATCTGACTCGCGGCGAGGAGCTCGTCGTCACGCCGCGCTTCTCGCCCTCCTCGCAGGACGTCACCTACATGTCCTTCGGCTCCGCCGATCCGAAGGTGCTGCTGCTGAACATAGAAAGCGGCCAGCGCGAGGTGGTCGGCAATTTTCCTGGCATGACCTTCTCGCCGCGTTTCTCGCCGGACGGGCAGAAGATCGTGATGTCGCTGTCGCAGGGCGCCGCCACCAATCTCTACGCCATGGATTTGCGCTCGCGCACGACGACGCGGCTCACCGACACCAACGCCATCGACACCTCGCCCTCCTATTCGCCGAGCGGCGGCGAGATCGTCTTCGAATCCGACCGCGGCGGCTCGCAGCAGATTTACGTGATGGGCGCGGGCGGCGGCGGCGCGCGTCGCATCTCCTTCGGCCAGGGCCATTATTCGACGCCGGTATGGTCGCCCAAGGGCGATTACATCGCCTTCACCAAGCAATCCTCCGGCTCCTTCGGCATTGGCGTGATGAAGCCGGACGGCTCCGGCGAGCGCATCCTCACCGAGGGCTTTCACAACGAAGGCCCGACCTGGGCGCCGAATGGGCTGTTCCTGATGTTCTTCCGCGATTCCGGAGGCAGCGGCGGCGCGAAGATTTTCATGGTCGATATTTTTGGCCGCTCGGAATTCCCCGTGCCGACGCCGTCCTACGCGTCCGATCCGTCGTGGGGGCCGTTGCAGGAATGA
- the ybgC gene encoding tol-pal system-associated acyl-CoA thioesterase: MTHTHTLAVRVYYEDTDFSGLVYHASYLRFMERGRTELLRDLGLGQRELLEAQGGLFFVVRALTIDFRKPAQMDDSLIVETIVREVSGASFDLDQRVMRGEEPLVSAQVRIAAVEGGRPRRMPADVRAKFLSVASPRGA; encoded by the coding sequence ATGACCCATACGCACACTCTCGCCGTCCGCGTCTATTACGAGGACACGGATTTCTCCGGTCTCGTCTACCACGCCTCTTATCTGCGCTTCATGGAGCGCGGCCGCACCGAGCTGCTGCGCGATCTCGGCCTCGGCCAGCGCGAGCTGCTGGAGGCGCAAGGCGGACTGTTCTTCGTCGTGCGCGCCTTGACGATCGATTTCCGCAAGCCCGCGCAAATGGACGATTCCCTCATCGTCGAGACGATCGTCCGCGAAGTGTCCGGCGCCTCCTTCGATCTCGACCAGCGCGTCATGCGAGGCGAGGAGCCGCTGGTTTCGGCCCAAGTGAGAATCGCCGCGGTCGAAGGCGGCCGGCCGCGCCGCATGCCGGCCGATGTGCGGGCGAAGTTCCTCTCCGTCGCCAGCCCGCGCGGCGCGTGA
- a CDS encoding ExbD/TolR family protein produces MGASVAAGRKGSGRRRRGTPRYGAMAEINMTPFIDVMLVLLIIFMVAAPLLATGVAVDLPQTKAGPLNIDQKPLSIAVDDKGQIFLMDQPIEIGQLLDRLKETAKAGFDERIYMRASKTVNYGRVAEIMSMVTSAGYKKVALVTEVDKK; encoded by the coding sequence ATGGGAGCGTCGGTCGCCGCAGGACGCAAGGGCTCGGGACGCCGCCGGCGCGGAACGCCGCGCTACGGCGCCATGGCCGAGATCAATATGACGCCCTTCATCGACGTGATGCTGGTGCTGCTCATCATCTTCATGGTGGCGGCGCCCCTGCTCGCCACTGGCGTCGCCGTCGACCTGCCGCAGACCAAGGCCGGGCCGCTCAATATCGATCAGAAGCCGCTGTCCATCGCCGTGGACGACAAGGGGCAGATCTTTCTGATGGATCAGCCGATCGAGATCGGCCAGCTGCTCGACCGTCTGAAGGAGACCGCCAAAGCGGGCTTCGACGAGCGCATCTATATGCGCGCTTCGAAGACGGTGAATTACGGCCGCGTCGCCGAGATCATGTCGATGGTGACGAGCGCCGGCTACAAGAAGGTCGCTCTCGTGACCGAAGTGGACAAGAAGTGA